A single genomic interval of Gopherus evgoodei ecotype Sinaloan lineage chromosome 11, rGopEvg1_v1.p, whole genome shotgun sequence harbors:
- the LOC115659332 gene encoding dynein heavy chain 7, axonemal-like isoform X2, with translation MGSEQPRPTGKGKLLKTTVKFLPQLAQVSSKPQWQQASPSFHLRKEQKDDEPDQFIVKNELSPGQYLEERNKRRRIQDSMVNEPVAGTSTSKAWSSYHPKKDRENFRSTLVNIIMQQDFTLQQPVSLHETQSPRTGSPTPIEKDILHGGWL, from the exons CCCAGACCAACTGGGAAAGGAAAATTATTGAAGACGACTGTAAAATTTTTGCCACAGTTGGCTCAG gTAAGCTCTAAGCCACAGTGGCAGCAAGCTTCTCCTTCATTTCATCTGAGAAAAGAGCAGAAAGATGATGAGCCAGATCAGTTTATTGTCAAAAATGAGCTTTCACCTG GACAATATTTGGAGGAGAGGAATAAGAGACGCAGGATACAGGACTCTATGGTTAATGAACCAGTTGCTGGAACATCAACTTCTAAAGCATGGAGCAGCTATCATCCAAAAAAAGATCGTGAAAATTTCAGAAGTACTCTTGTTAACATCATCAT gcaGCAAGACTTTACTTTGCAACAGCCTGTTTCACTACATGAAACCCAGTCTCCAAGAACGGGTTCTCCCACGCCCATAGAGAAAGACATTTTG CATGGTGGATGGCTTTGA